One genomic window of Bacillus mycoides includes the following:
- the spoVAD gene encoding stage V sporulation protein AD yields MLQGHRTWVFENKPVIISTGVVGGPFEANGKIPEDFDTLHEDLWLGQDSYEKAHKILFEEACSRATEKARLRKDDIQFVLAGDLINQITPTSFACRTLGTPYLGLFGACSTSMEGLALGASIVNAKGAKYLLTGASSHNAAVEKQFRYPTEYGGQKPPTAQWTVTGAGAAILSDTGHGPKVTSATIGRIVDMGLTDPFNMGGAMAPAAVDTIEAHLRERNLDASHYDLIVTGDLGHVGREIAYDLLHKHGTKVTSEQFQDCGLLIYREGQPVIAGGSGPGCSATVVYGHLLNRMKRGEFKKILVVATGALLSPLTFQQEETIPCIAHAVSIEFGGATQ; encoded by the coding sequence ATGTTACAAGGACACCGAACATGGGTATTCGAAAACAAACCAGTTATCATTTCAACAGGTGTAGTCGGCGGCCCATTTGAGGCAAATGGAAAAATCCCTGAAGACTTTGATACCCTGCATGAAGATTTATGGCTCGGACAAGATTCCTATGAAAAAGCACATAAAATTTTGTTTGAAGAGGCTTGTAGCCGTGCTACAGAAAAAGCCAGACTTAGGAAAGATGATATTCAATTCGTACTCGCCGGAGATTTAATTAATCAAATTACTCCTACAAGCTTTGCTTGCCGTACACTTGGCACTCCTTATCTCGGATTATTTGGTGCTTGCTCTACTTCTATGGAAGGTTTAGCACTCGGTGCAAGTATCGTAAATGCAAAAGGCGCAAAATATTTATTAACCGGAGCTTCAAGCCATAACGCTGCCGTGGAAAAACAATTTCGTTATCCAACTGAATATGGTGGTCAAAAACCTCCTACGGCCCAGTGGACAGTAACCGGTGCGGGCGCAGCTATTTTAAGTGATACAGGACATGGCCCAAAAGTAACTTCCGCCACAATTGGGCGCATTGTTGATATGGGGTTAACTGATCCATTTAATATGGGAGGTGCAATGGCCCCTGCTGCTGTCGATACAATTGAAGCTCATTTAAGAGAAAGAAATCTCGATGCATCTCACTATGATTTAATCGTAACAGGCGACCTCGGACATGTTGGACGCGAAATTGCTTATGACTTACTACATAAACATGGGACAAAAGTAACAAGTGAACAATTTCAAGATTGCGGACTACTCATTTATAGAGAAGGTCAACCTGTAATAGCCGGCGGAAGTGGCCCAGGCTGTTCAGCAACAGTCGTATACGGTCATTTATTAAACCGAATGAAAAGAGGAGAATTCAAAAAAATACTCGTCGTTGCGACAGGCGCTTTACTATCTCCACTTACATTCCAACAAGAAGAAACGATTCCGTGTATCGCCCACGCCGTTTCGATTGAATTTGGAGGTGCAACGCAATGA
- the spoVAE gene encoding stage V sporulation protein AE, translating to MIFFWAFVIGGLICVIGQLMFDVGKLTPAHTMATLVVVGAILDGFNLYEPLIDFAGAGATVPITSFGNALVHGAMEEAAKHGIVGVITGMFKVTSAGVSAAIIFGFIGALLFKPKG from the coding sequence ATGATTTTTTTCTGGGCTTTTGTAATCGGTGGACTTATATGTGTAATCGGACAACTTATGTTTGATGTCGGCAAGCTAACACCAGCTCATACAATGGCAACACTCGTTGTTGTTGGGGCTATATTAGATGGATTCAATCTATATGAACCATTAATTGATTTTGCCGGTGCAGGAGCAACTGTACCAATTACAAGTTTCGGAAACGCCCTCGTTCACGGTGCGATGGAAGAAGCTGCAAAACATGGAATCGTCGGCGTAATTACTGGTATGTTTAAAGTAACGAGCGCAGGTGTATCAGCAGCGATTATTTTCGGCTTCATTGGAGCATTACTATTTAAACCGAAAGGATAA
- a CDS encoding DUF1657 domain-containing protein, translating into MTVIASVKTCLASVRGAQASLSSLSLNSQDEESKRVFHECMLEMDSIIADLKDRISVLEREEPQYKGF; encoded by the coding sequence ATGACTGTTATCGCTAGCGTAAAAACTTGCCTTGCCAGTGTAAGAGGGGCTCAAGCCAGTTTAAGCTCTCTTTCATTAAATTCACAAGACGAAGAATCAAAACGCGTATTTCATGAATGTATGTTAGAAATGGACAGCATCATCGCTGATTTAAAGGATAGAATTTCAGTATTAGAACGTGAAGAACCTCAATATAAAGGGTTTTAA
- a CDS encoding DUF421 domain-containing protein — MSHLPEWTLVILRSVFILIILFAITKWLGKRQISQLSFFEYIAGMTIGDIAAQVSTGLDSKFFHGVFAILIFAVVPFFTGILSLKNKTARDFFEGKSTVLIKDGKILEDNLKKEKYTSDELLELLRGKDAFSVADVEFAVLEPSGELNVLLKKDRQPLTAKDVGLKVPNEKEPQTVIMDGNVLDEPLSSSGHNRAWLHSELEKLGVVIENVFLGQVDSYGQLTIDIYNDKLQMPSPQNKPLLLASLKKCHADLELFSLETKSKSASEMYSKNAKQVETILNKVTYLLKE, encoded by the coding sequence ATGTCTCACCTGCCCGAATGGACACTCGTTATTCTTCGCTCTGTATTCATATTAATCATTTTATTCGCTATTACGAAATGGTTAGGGAAAAGACAAATCTCTCAGCTCTCCTTTTTTGAATACATAGCCGGAATGACAATCGGTGACATCGCTGCCCAAGTATCTACAGGGCTCGATTCAAAATTTTTCCACGGCGTCTTTGCGATACTCATTTTCGCTGTGGTACCTTTTTTCACAGGAATCCTCTCCTTAAAGAACAAAACAGCTCGGGACTTCTTTGAAGGGAAATCTACCGTATTAATAAAAGATGGAAAAATACTTGAAGATAACTTAAAGAAAGAAAAATATACAAGTGACGAATTACTTGAACTACTCCGAGGAAAAGATGCGTTCAGCGTAGCTGATGTTGAATTTGCAGTACTAGAACCGAGCGGTGAATTAAATGTATTATTAAAGAAAGATCGCCAACCACTTACAGCAAAAGACGTAGGCTTAAAAGTACCAAACGAGAAGGAACCACAAACTGTTATTATGGATGGAAATGTACTAGATGAACCTCTGTCATCAAGCGGACATAACCGCGCTTGGTTACATTCAGAACTCGAAAAACTCGGCGTTGTCATTGAAAATGTCTTTCTTGGTCAAGTTGACTCATACGGACAACTTACTATCGACATTTATAATGACAAACTTCAAATGCCTTCTCCTCAAAATAAACCTTTACTATTGGCATCTTTAAAAAAATGCCATGCTGATCTTGAGCTATTTTCTTTAGAAACAAAATCGAAATCAGCAAGTGAAATGTATAGTAAAAACGCGAAACAAGTCGAAACAATTTTAAATAAAGTAACCTATCTTTTAAAAGAATAA
- the clpP gene encoding ATP-dependent Clp endopeptidase proteolytic subunit ClpP has protein sequence MNLIPTVIEQTNRGERAYDIYSRLLKDRIIMLGSAIDDNVANSIVSQLLFLESQDPEKDIHIYINSPGGSITAGMAIYDTMQFIKPQVSTICIGMAASMGAFLLAAGEKGKRYALPNSEVMIHQPLGGAQGQATEIEIAAKRILFLREKLNQILADRTGQPLEVLQRDTDRDNFMTAERALEYGLIDKIFTNR, from the coding sequence ATGAATTTAATTCCTACAGTAATTGAACAAACAAATCGTGGAGAACGCGCTTACGATATTTACTCTCGACTATTAAAGGACCGCATCATTATGCTTGGTAGCGCAATTGATGACAACGTAGCAAACTCAATCGTTTCCCAGCTTTTATTCTTGGAATCTCAAGATCCAGAAAAAGATATTCACATCTATATCAACAGCCCTGGTGGTTCTATCACAGCTGGTATGGCAATTTACGATACAATGCAGTTTATTAAACCACAAGTATCAACAATCTGTATCGGTATGGCTGCATCTATGGGTGCATTCTTACTTGCAGCAGGTGAAAAAGGAAAACGCTACGCACTTCCAAACAGTGAAGTAATGATTCACCAACCACTTGGCGGCGCACAAGGTCAAGCGACTGAAATCGAAATCGCTGCAAAACGTATCCTATTCTTACGCGAAAAATTAAACCAAATTCTTGCTGACCGCACCGGTCAACCACTTGAAGTTCTACAACGCGACACAGACCGCGACAACTTCATGACGGCAGAAAGAGCTCTAGAATACGGCTTAATCGATAAGATCTTTACAAATCGTTAA
- a CDS encoding HPr family phosphocarrier protein, whose translation MVQKLVKVALKNGLQARPAALFVQEANRFHSDIFIEKDGKTVNAKSIMGIMSLAIGTGSMITITTEGSDAEEALEALAASVQ comes from the coding sequence GTGGTTCAAAAACTGGTTAAAGTTGCATTAAAAAACGGCTTACAAGCACGTCCGGCTGCGTTGTTTGTACAAGAGGCAAATCGCTTTCATTCTGATATTTTCATTGAGAAAGATGGAAAGACAGTTAATGCAAAGAGCATAATGGGGATTATGAGCTTAGCAATTGGAACTGGTAGCATGATTACAATTACAACAGAAGGTTCAGATGCAGAAGAGGCTTTGGAAGCATTAGCTGCATCTGTACAATAA
- the whiA gene encoding DNA-binding protein WhiA: MSFASETKKELTNLEMKECCEKSELSALLRMNGSLSFSNRRLSIDIQTENAAIARRIYTLLKKGYDVTVELLVRKKMRLKKNNVYIVRLVEKSREILADLHIVRDDFSFIRNISQELIEKKCCKRSYLRGAFLAGGSVNNPETSSYHLEIFSLYKEHNDSICELMNGFDLNSKTLERRKGYITYLKEAEKITEFLNIIGAHNALLRFEDIRIVRDMRNSVNRLVNCETANLNKTIGAALRQIENIRYIDETVGLDILPDKLREIAQLRRDYQDVTLKELGEMVSGGKISKSGINHRLRKIDEIAEKLRAGETVAKK, encoded by the coding sequence GTGTCATTTGCATCAGAAACAAAGAAAGAGTTGACCAACCTTGAAATGAAGGAATGCTGTGAGAAATCAGAATTATCGGCGTTGCTTCGAATGAACGGATCGCTTTCTTTTTCAAACCGTCGCCTATCTATCGATATTCAAACGGAAAATGCAGCAATTGCAAGAAGGATTTATACGCTTTTGAAAAAAGGATATGATGTGACGGTAGAATTACTTGTTCGTAAAAAAATGCGATTGAAGAAAAATAATGTATATATCGTGCGGCTTGTTGAGAAGTCTCGGGAAATATTAGCAGATCTTCACATTGTTCGAGATGACTTTTCGTTTATTCGAAATATATCGCAGGAATTAATCGAGAAGAAATGTTGTAAACGATCGTATTTACGCGGTGCATTTTTAGCAGGTGGTTCGGTAAATAACCCAGAAACATCATCTTATCATTTAGAAATCTTTTCGTTATATAAGGAACATAATGATTCTATATGTGAATTGATGAACGGATTTGATTTAAATAGTAAGACGTTGGAAAGAAGAAAAGGGTACATTACGTATTTGAAAGAAGCTGAGAAAATTACAGAGTTTTTAAATATTATAGGTGCTCATAATGCACTTTTAAGATTTGAAGATATTCGAATTGTTCGCGATATGCGTAATTCAGTAAATCGTTTAGTTAACTGCGAAACAGCTAATTTAAATAAAACAATTGGTGCAGCGCTAAGGCAAATTGAGAACATCCGCTATATTGATGAGACGGTTGGGCTTGATATTTTGCCAGATAAATTAAGAGAAATTGCACAGTTACGAAGAGATTATCAAGATGTAACATTGAAAGAGTTAGGTGAGATGGTATCCGGGGGGAAAATTAGTAAATCGGGTATTAATCATCGTTTGCGTAAAATCGATGAAATTGCAGAGAAATTACGCGCGGGGGAAACAGTAGCAAAAAAATAA
- a CDS encoding gluconeogenesis factor YvcK family protein — MKKERKPKIVIMGGGTGLSVLLRGLKQYPVDITAVVTVADDGGSSGRLRDELEIPPPGDIRNVLVALSDVEPLVEALFQHRFTTGDGLKGHALGNLLLAGMTSITGDFYHAITETSKVLNVRGRVLPAANQSAVLHAELEDGEIVTGESKIPYFGKKINRVFLTPEDVEPLCETLAEIKRADLLVFGPGSLYTSILPNLVVNKIGDAVLAAKAKKVYVCNVMTQAGETKGYTAFDHVQALHDHLGKPFIDTAIVNNRDIPRELRKLYEEEMSEPVALDTDRFAEHNIEIIQERLAKYDERVVRHDTLKLASILYSLL; from the coding sequence ATGAAAAAAGAGAGAAAACCTAAAATTGTTATCATGGGAGGTGGAACTGGACTTTCTGTTTTATTAAGAGGATTAAAACAATATCCTGTTGATATTACAGCAGTTGTAACAGTAGCCGACGATGGAGGCAGTTCAGGTAGACTACGTGATGAGCTAGAAATTCCACCTCCAGGTGATATTCGTAACGTGCTTGTTGCGTTATCGGATGTAGAACCATTAGTGGAAGCTTTATTTCAGCACCGTTTTACAACTGGAGACGGACTGAAAGGGCATGCGTTAGGAAATTTACTATTGGCAGGTATGACTTCGATTACAGGAGACTTTTACCACGCGATTACGGAAACAAGTAAAGTATTAAATGTCAGAGGACGTGTATTGCCAGCAGCGAATCAAAGTGCGGTACTTCATGCAGAATTAGAAGATGGAGAAATTGTAACAGGTGAATCAAAGATTCCTTATTTCGGGAAGAAGATTAATCGTGTCTTTTTAACTCCAGAAGATGTAGAACCGTTATGTGAAACGTTGGCGGAAATTAAACGAGCTGATTTGCTTGTTTTCGGTCCAGGAAGTCTGTACACAAGTATATTACCGAATTTAGTTGTTAACAAAATTGGCGACGCTGTTCTTGCTGCAAAAGCGAAGAAGGTATATGTATGTAATGTTATGACGCAAGCGGGCGAAACGAAGGGTTATACTGCGTTTGATCATGTGCAGGCGTTACATGATCATTTAGGTAAACCCTTTATCGACACTGCGATTGTAAATAATCGTGATATTCCTCGTGAATTACGTAAGTTATATGAGGAAGAAATGTCGGAACCAGTTGCACTGGATACAGATCGTTTTGCTGAACATAATATCGAAATCATTCAAGAGCGATTAGCGAAATATGATGAGCGTGTTGTAAGACATGATACATTAAAGTTAGCTTCTATTTTATATTCATTGTTATAA
- the rapZ gene encoding RNase adapter RapZ, with protein MTENNDIKMVIITGMSGAGKTVALQSFEDLGYFCVDNLPPMLLPKFIELMADSKGKMNKVALGIDLRGREFFEYLWGALDDLSERTWIIPHILFLDAKDSTLVTRYKETRRSHPLAPTGLPLKGIEAERGLLTDMKARANIVLDTSDLKPKELREKIVHLFSTETEQAFRVNVMSFGFKYGIPIDADLVFDVRFLPNPYYIPHMKPLTGLDEEVSSYVLKFNETHKFLEKLTDLITFMLPHYKREGKSQLVIAIGCTGGQHRSVTLTEYLGKHLKPEYSVHVSHRDVEKRKGH; from the coding sequence ATGACAGAGAATAATGATATAAAAATGGTAATTATTACAGGGATGTCTGGAGCTGGAAAAACGGTAGCGTTACAAAGTTTTGAAGATTTAGGATATTTTTGTGTAGATAATTTACCACCGATGTTATTGCCGAAGTTTATTGAACTTATGGCAGATTCAAAAGGTAAAATGAATAAAGTAGCACTCGGTATTGATTTACGTGGCCGAGAGTTTTTTGAATATTTATGGGGAGCACTTGATGATTTATCAGAACGTACATGGATTATTCCTCATATTTTATTTTTAGATGCGAAAGATAGCACACTTGTAACTCGTTATAAAGAAACAAGACGTTCGCATCCACTTGCGCCAACTGGTTTGCCGTTAAAGGGAATCGAAGCTGAGCGTGGTCTATTAACTGATATGAAGGCGCGAGCGAATATTGTGCTTGATACATCTGATTTGAAACCGAAAGAATTACGAGAGAAAATTGTTCACTTGTTCTCAACAGAAACTGAGCAAGCATTCCGTGTAAATGTTATGTCATTTGGATTTAAGTACGGAATTCCAATTGATGCTGATTTAGTATTCGATGTTCGTTTTTTACCAAATCCATATTATATTCCACATATGAAGCCATTAACAGGACTGGATGAAGAAGTTTCGTCGTATGTGTTGAAATTTAATGAAACACATAAGTTTTTAGAGAAATTGACGGATCTTATCACTTTCATGCTGCCTCATTATAAAAGAGAAGGTAAGAGTCAACTTGTAATTGCGATTGGATGTACAGGTGGGCAACATCGTTCTGTTACGCTTACAGAGTACCTTGGGAAACATTTGAAACCAGAGTATAGCGTTCATGTATCTCATCGTGATGTGGAGAAGAGAAAGGGCCATTAA
- a CDS encoding NUDIX hydrolase codes for MQRVTNCVLIRDNEVLLLQKPRRNWWVAPGGKMERGETVRDTVVREYREETGIYLKNPALKGVFTFVIQEGDKVVSEWMMFSFLATDFAGENKLESEEGIIGWHTFDKIDDLAMAPGDYHIIDYLIKGNGIIYGTFVYTPDFELLSYRLDPS; via the coding sequence ATGCAAAGAGTGACAAACTGTGTGTTAATTAGAGATAATGAAGTACTCTTACTCCAAAAACCTCGCCGAAATTGGTGGGTTGCACCGGGCGGGAAAATGGAGCGTGGTGAGACAGTAAGAGATACCGTTGTTCGCGAGTATCGTGAAGAAACAGGTATTTATTTAAAGAATCCAGCATTAAAAGGGGTCTTCACTTTTGTCATCCAAGAAGGTGATAAAGTTGTTTCTGAATGGATGATGTTCTCCTTTTTAGCAACAGATTTTGCAGGAGAAAACAAATTAGAGAGCGAAGAAGGCATCATTGGTTGGCATACATTTGATAAAATTGATGATTTAGCAATGGCACCAGGAGATTATCACATTATTGATTATTTAATTAAAGGGAATGGTATAATCTACGGTACATTTGTATATACCCCAGATTTTGAGTTGCTTTCATATCGATTAGATCCGAGTTAA
- a CDS encoding DUF368 domain-containing protein, with product MEWRNIYRGFCMGVSDLIPGVSGGTIAVVLGIYEQLLAAISGFFSREWKKHLAFLIPLAAGVAAAFLTLSHVIKYLLANHYEPTQFFFLGLIISILPMLMREADAKATFKGSHITLLIIAAILVAITAFFKPDKAADPITTLTILNAIGLFFAGWMASMAMLLPGISGSFILLIIGVYPTAINALTTLNLPLILVIGAGVMAGFVVSSKGISYLLDRYKSMTFAAIIGLVIGSIVIVFPGIPTGGISIVSSIITFILGFAVVTYFGKK from the coding sequence ATGGAATGGCGTAATATATATCGTGGATTTTGTATGGGCGTTAGTGATTTAATTCCTGGTGTGAGTGGCGGAACAATCGCTGTTGTGTTAGGGATTTATGAACAATTGCTCGCAGCAATTAGCGGATTCTTTAGCCGTGAATGGAAAAAACATTTAGCGTTTTTAATCCCACTTGCAGCTGGTGTAGCGGCAGCTTTTCTAACGTTAAGTCACGTTATTAAATATTTATTAGCAAATCATTATGAACCGACTCAATTTTTCTTCCTCGGTTTAATTATTAGTATATTACCGATGTTAATGAGAGAAGCTGATGCAAAGGCAACGTTTAAAGGTAGTCATATTACCTTATTAATAATTGCAGCAATTCTTGTTGCAATAACAGCATTCTTTAAACCAGATAAGGCAGCTGATCCGATTACGACGTTAACAATTTTAAATGCAATTGGTTTATTTTTTGCAGGATGGATGGCTAGTATGGCTATGCTTCTTCCTGGAATTAGTGGATCGTTTATTTTATTAATTATTGGTGTGTATCCAACAGCAATTAACGCTTTAACTACACTCAATTTACCGTTAATCCTAGTTATCGGTGCCGGCGTGATGGCCGGATTTGTTGTAAGTAGTAAAGGAATTAGTTATTTGTTAGATCGTTATAAAAGTATGACATTTGCGGCAATTATTGGGCTCGTTATCGGGTCGATTGTCATTGTGTTCCCTGGCATTCCGACTGGTGGCATTTCAATTGTAAGTTCAATTATTACTTTTATTTTAGGATTTGCGGTTGTTACTTATTTCGGTAAGAAATAA